In one window of Synechococcus sp. M16CYN DNA:
- a CDS encoding DUF2973 domain-containing protein — protein sequence MLSALFPLIYGIILMALLWQAFRVMGKGFRAVSEPTDRTGRITVHPELLDSDGQITREDLLTIRFSGDDENQTEISGPRTE from the coding sequence ATGCTCAGCGCTCTGTTTCCCCTTATCTATGGTATAATACTTATGGCTTTACTTTGGCAAGCTTTTCGTGTGATGGGCAAAGGATTCCGAGCTGTTAGTGAACCGACTGACCGAACTGGTCGCATTACCGTACATCCAGAGTTGTTAGATAGTGATGGCCAGATCACAAGAGAAGACCTACTTACCATTAGATTTAGCGGCGATGATGAAAATCAAACCGAAATCTCTGGGCCCAGAACTGAATAA
- a CDS encoding chlorophyll a/b-binding protein: protein MSENARFGFVSFAETWNGRLAMLGFVIGLGTELLTGQGILTQIGLG from the coding sequence ATGTCTGAAAACGCACGCTTTGGTTTCGTCAGCTTCGCTGAAACTTGGAACGGTCGTCTTGCAATGCTCGGTTTCGTCATCGGTCTGGGCACTGAGTTGCTGACCGGCCAGGGCATTCTGACTCAAATTGGCCTCGGCTGA